In Prochlorococcus marinus XMU1411, one genomic interval encodes:
- a CDS encoding high light inducible protein, whose translation MIEKKEDNIRSESYYPDSNYYLDQDNNPKETPLSEDQFSNKTKFEWPNSYWFIAERTNGRLAMIGFMAVIINYTLFGWIAYPIL comes from the coding sequence ATGATTGAAAAAAAAGAAGACAATATTCGAAGCGAAAGCTATTACCCAGATAGTAATTATTATCTTGATCAGGACAATAATCCTAAAGAGACTCCACTTTCAGAAGATCAATTTTCTAATAAGACCAAATTTGAATGGCCAAATAGCTATTGGTTTATCGCAGAAAGAACAAATGGAAGGCTCGCAATGATAGGCTTCATGGCTGTCATTATTAATTACACCTTATTTGGATGGATAGCATATCCAATCCTTTAA
- a CDS encoding DUF1651 domain-containing protein, protein MKKFTLINKNRSRIKVFEPFEDVSRPTPSINAMMISYGCVYKKSSKPVMKGSRVETIEAARKEYKRLLEEGWKKTSIFRSYF, encoded by the coding sequence ATGAAGAAATTTACTCTTATAAATAAAAATAGAAGCAGAATTAAAGTCTTTGAACCATTTGAAGATGTTTCCAGACCTACACCATCTATTAATGCAATGATGATTAGTTATGGATGTGTTTATAAGAAAAGTAGTAAACCAGTTATGAAAGGAAGTAGAGTTGAAACTATCGAAGCAGCAAGGAAAGAATATAAACGATTACTAGAGGAAGGTTGGAAAAAGACCAGTATTTTTAGGAGTTATTTTTAA
- a CDS encoding FAD-dependent oxidoreductase: protein MLFKEHLTQITNVLVIGCGGAGLRSAIEIKKSGLDVCILGKRPKTDAHTVLAAGGINAALGNLDKEDSWEQHFIDTYLEGYGIGDPLKAEIMAKESPSLVKEIDKWGANFAKLKNGKLDQRFFGAHKYRRTCYSGDYTGLSILKTLLKKSDELKIPIYDNQYVTELLIRENTCFGAMTFNMSSSERTVYFADAVVLCTGGHTRLWKKSSSRKNENTGDGYYLALKGGCELIDMEMVQFHPSGMVLPEDFEGTLVTEAVRGEGGKLINSKGERFMKKYDPKRMELSTRDRVAIANYTEIIEGRGTENGGVFLDISHKSKEFIVEKLPSIYRQFLEAQMLDISKSPMEVAPTAHYSMGGILVNPKNLATSVKGLFAAGEVAGGLHGANRLGGNSLAEIIIFGRRAGIAASEYSKNIDRQLRSNKAIAIAHENINKFIKNGNELVRPLQNELRSIMWKYCGVIKNETLLLEGLSKIETIKDKLIDIDVRIDKYNCEDLALIFELQSSLFSAKATIFSALQRNESRGAHQRSDFPILDSGCNFNCKVSMDNNGNLKISKLPLKELNQEQKKIVSNANREEDIRNKLLE, encoded by the coding sequence TTGCTTTTTAAAGAACACCTCACTCAAATAACAAATGTTCTCGTAATTGGTTGTGGAGGGGCTGGTTTAAGATCTGCTATTGAAATAAAAAAATCTGGTCTTGATGTATGTATTCTTGGAAAAAGACCAAAGACTGACGCTCATACGGTCTTAGCAGCAGGAGGGATCAATGCTGCTTTAGGGAATTTAGATAAAGAAGACTCATGGGAACAACATTTTATTGATACTTATCTAGAGGGGTATGGCATTGGGGATCCTTTAAAGGCTGAAATTATGGCTAAAGAATCCCCATCACTAGTAAAAGAAATAGATAAATGGGGAGCAAATTTTGCAAAGTTGAAAAATGGCAAACTAGATCAAAGATTTTTTGGTGCCCATAAATATCGTAGAACTTGTTATTCAGGAGATTATACTGGATTGTCAATTTTAAAAACTCTTTTAAAAAAATCAGATGAGTTAAAAATTCCTATTTATGATAATCAATACGTCACTGAATTATTAATTCGAGAAAATACTTGCTTTGGAGCAATGACATTTAATATGTCATCTTCAGAGAGGACTGTATATTTTGCAGATGCGGTTGTTTTATGTACAGGAGGGCATACAAGATTATGGAAAAAAAGCTCATCTAGAAAAAATGAAAATACAGGCGATGGTTATTATTTGGCTCTAAAAGGAGGATGTGAACTAATAGATATGGAAATGGTTCAATTCCACCCTTCTGGGATGGTTTTACCTGAAGATTTTGAAGGCACTTTGGTTACTGAAGCTGTAAGAGGTGAGGGTGGAAAGTTAATAAATAGCAAAGGAGAAAGATTCATGAAAAAGTATGATCCGAAAAGGATGGAATTATCAACAAGAGATAGAGTGGCGATTGCTAATTATACAGAAATAATAGAAGGCAGAGGAACAGAAAATGGAGGTGTTTTTCTTGATATAAGCCATAAAAGTAAGGAGTTCATTGTTGAAAAATTGCCAAGCATTTATAGACAGTTTCTTGAGGCACAAATGCTTGATATTTCAAAATCACCAATGGAGGTTGCCCCGACTGCCCATTATTCTATGGGTGGAATCTTAGTAAATCCAAAAAATTTGGCAACTTCTGTAAAGGGTCTTTTTGCTGCTGGGGAGGTAGCAGGAGGACTTCATGGAGCAAATCGTTTGGGGGGGAATTCTTTAGCAGAAATAATTATTTTTGGTAGACGTGCGGGCATTGCAGCTTCAGAATATTCAAAAAACATTGATCGCCAATTAAGATCAAATAAAGCCATCGCTATTGCTCATGAAAATATTAATAAATTTATTAAAAATGGAAATGAATTAGTGAGGCCCCTGCAAAATGAATTGCGATCAATAATGTGGAAATATTGCGGTGTGATTAAAAACGAAACATTACTTTTAGAGGGATTATCAAAAATTGAAACGATCAAAGATAAACTTATTGATATTGACGTAAGAATCGATAAATATAATTGCGAAGATCTAGCTTTGATTTTTGAGTTGCAATCTTCTCTTTTTAGTGCAAAAGCGACAATTTTTTCGGCACTCCAAAGAAATGAGAGTAGGGGTGCACATCAAAGAAGTGATTTCCCAATACTTGACTCTGGATGTAATTTTAATTGTAAAGTAAGTATGGATAATAACGGTAATTTAAAAATATCTAAACTACCCTTAAAAGAATTAAATCAAGAACAAAAAAAAATAGTTTCAAATGCAAATAGAGAAGAAGATATTAGGAATAAACTGCTTGAGTAA
- a CDS encoding pseudouridine synthase, with protein sequence MAIRINKYLSEVSYCSRREADKLIKEGKVTINGEIPEMGAKVEVGDQVEVEGQIVKKSTKQKNIYLAFNKPIGIVCTTDTRVEPNNIIDYIEYPTRIFPIGRLDKLSEGLIFLTNDGDIVNKILRARNNHEKEYIVSVNRFISRDFIQRMSNGVEILGSTTKKCFVQKLGPKKFKIILTQGLNRQIRRMCDSLGYRVQSLKRVRIMNIKLDLPTGKYREITKAELLELNNLLENSSKTFE encoded by the coding sequence ATGGCTATAAGAATAAATAAATATTTAAGTGAAGTGAGTTACTGTTCTAGAAGAGAAGCAGATAAACTTATTAAAGAAGGGAAAGTAACCATAAATGGGGAAATTCCTGAAATGGGCGCTAAGGTTGAGGTGGGTGATCAGGTAGAAGTTGAAGGCCAAATAGTAAAAAAATCAACGAAACAAAAAAATATTTATTTAGCCTTTAATAAACCTATTGGAATTGTTTGCACAACTGATACAAGAGTTGAACCCAACAATATTATAGATTACATCGAATATCCAACAAGAATTTTCCCTATTGGGAGATTGGATAAACTTAGTGAGGGATTAATTTTTTTAACTAATGATGGAGATATCGTAAATAAAATACTTAGGGCAAGAAACAATCATGAAAAAGAATATATTGTAAGTGTAAATCGTTTTATTAGTAGAGACTTTATTCAAAGGATGAGTAATGGAGTTGAAATATTAGGCTCCACTACTAAGAAATGTTTCGTGCAAAAATTGGGTCCAAAAAAATTTAAAATCATACTTACTCAAGGACTTAACCGTCAGATTAGAAGAATGTGCGATTCCTTGGGCTACAGAGTGCAATCATTAAAGCGTGTAAGAATTATGAATATTAAGTTAGACTTACCAACAGGCAAATATCGAGAGATTACCAAAGCAGAACTATTAGAATTAAATAATTTACTAGAAAACTCCTCAAAAACATTTGAGTAA
- a CDS encoding SOS response-associated peptidase, whose amino-acid sequence MCGRFELKTKFDKLPKVLKQDYPNGLDSKYETQNLIRPNDPVLVIKNEGRIKTTFMTWGFISPWAKDPFDEKKPRPFNARSETVEEKILFSGSWKHKRCLIPASGFFEKKYLVRKANYETFWLGGIWSKWASPDGAELESCCVLTTEPNELVKPLHHRMPVIVPNGYEEQWTEQVKDADELKGLFPIMMSWKPDGWLVEDLKNKKADQMSLF is encoded by the coding sequence ATGTGCGGAAGATTTGAGCTGAAAACTAAATTTGATAAGTTGCCAAAGGTTTTAAAACAAGACTATCCAAATGGACTTGATTCTAAATATGAGACTCAAAATCTAATAAGGCCTAATGATCCTGTGCTTGTAATAAAAAACGAAGGAAGAATTAAAACTACTTTTATGACATGGGGCTTTATTTCGCCTTGGGCGAAAGACCCATTTGATGAAAAGAAACCAAGACCATTTAATGCAAGATCAGAAACTGTGGAAGAAAAAATACTATTTAGTGGAAGTTGGAAACATAAAAGGTGCCTAATACCTGCAAGTGGTTTTTTTGAAAAAAAATATCTTGTTCGAAAAGCGAATTATGAAACTTTTTGGTTGGGAGGGATTTGGAGTAAGTGGGCATCACCAGATGGGGCAGAACTTGAGAGTTGCTGCGTTTTAACAACTGAACCAAATGAACTAGTTAAACCTTTACATCACCGCATGCCAGTTATTGTGCCTAATGGATATGAGGAGCAATGGACAGAGCAAGTAAAAGATGCTGATGAACTAAAAGGTTTGTTTCCAATTATGATGAGTTGGAAACCCGATGGATGGTTAGTAGAAGATTTAAAGAATAAAAAAGCTGATCAAATGAGTTTGTTTTAA
- a CDS encoding chorismate-binding protein has translation MGKFSSKEIEIQYNLIKMLLAEPEKYRDAINAIKKDIVYMPIELKKKLEEENIFL, from the coding sequence ATGGGAAAATTTTCTTCTAAAGAAATTGAAATTCAATACAATTTAATAAAAATGCTTTTAGCTGAACCTGAAAAGTATAGAGATGCCATTAATGCAATAAAGAAAGATATTGTATATATGCCTATAGAGCTTAAAAAAAAACTTGAGGAAGAAAATATTTTCTTATGA
- a CDS encoding DUF3303 domain-containing protein: MQTYIVHWQFPDQESHMQGAEAFAGFVEGGCEGDEFDGFKVLNRVVNPEGANGWAIVESSNHQNIWKWSSIWVDNFGVEIEVTPVLTDKEFLSVHKEIAAAS; the protein is encoded by the coding sequence ATGCAAACTTACATAGTGCACTGGCAATTTCCAGATCAAGAGAGTCATATGCAAGGGGCCGAAGCTTTTGCGGGTTTTGTAGAAGGAGGATGCGAAGGTGATGAATTTGATGGGTTTAAAGTTCTTAATCGAGTAGTAAATCCTGAGGGAGCTAATGGTTGGGCAATAGTTGAATCTTCAAACCATCAGAACATTTGGAAATGGAGTAGTATCTGGGTCGATAATTTTGGAGTAGAAATTGAAGTTACACCAGTTTTAACGGATAAGGAATTTCTTTCCGTCCATAAAGAAATTGCAGCAGCATCTTAA
- a CDS encoding DUF1651 domain-containing protein: MEKFTLINKARSRIKVFETFEDSSKNSSIINAIFISYDCVFKRSCKPVMKGSRVESIEEERHKYKKLLEEGWKKATGTIFFSKNGD, encoded by the coding sequence ATGGAAAAATTTACTTTAATCAATAAAGCCAGATCGAGGATTAAAGTATTTGAAACTTTTGAAGATAGTTCTAAGAACTCTTCTATAATTAATGCAATTTTCATATCTTATGATTGTGTTTTTAAGCGATCATGTAAGCCAGTTATGAAAGGCTCTAGAGTTGAATCTATCGAAGAAGAAAGACATAAATATAAAAAACTATTAGAGGAAGGGTGGAAAAAAGCTACAGGTACAATATTTTTTTCTAAAAATGGTGATTAG
- a CDS encoding DUF3721 domain-containing protein: MRIILRNFKFFIFLFFLSLNFNNYSLAHMRGTFLSEEEAEKRALEIGCEGIHKNQDKWMPCKNEKELHIYLRK, from the coding sequence ATGCGTATTATTCTTAGAAATTTTAAATTTTTTATTTTTTTATTTTTCCTATCTCTAAATTTCAATAATTATTCTCTTGCACATATGAGGGGTACATTTCTTTCTGAGGAGGAAGCTGAAAAAAGGGCTTTAGAAATTGGTTGCGAAGGAATACATAAGAATCAAGATAAATGGATGCCATGCAAAAACGAAAAAGAATTACATATCTATTTGAGGAAATAG
- a CDS encoding DUF2839 family protein: protein MGEAKRREELGLPPRQKNELNKSDRYLSWLPITKSKIKKYPYMGVATMAIGAIIFLVSGGANSIN from the coding sequence ATGGGCGAAGCTAAAAGAAGAGAAGAATTAGGATTGCCACCTAGACAAAAAAATGAATTAAATAAATCTGATAGATACCTTTCATGGCTTCCAATTACTAAATCAAAAATTAAGAAATACCCTTACATGGGTGTAGCAACAATGGCAATAGGAGCGATAATTTTCTTAGTAAGTGGGGGCGCAAATAGTATTAATTAG
- a CDS encoding DUF2839 family protein, which translates to MGEAKRRKNLGIPPREKTKDIKLPQLDKKAIQQKVRTTLYKYPIIPFLFYGAAILILIGGLFYVFKSFHIA; encoded by the coding sequence ATGGGAGAGGCAAAGAGAAGAAAAAATTTAGGTATTCCGCCTAGAGAAAAAACTAAAGATATAAAGTTACCTCAACTTGATAAAAAAGCCATACAACAAAAAGTCAGGACTACATTGTATAAATATCCAATTATCCCTTTTCTTTTTTATGGAGCTGCGATATTGATCCTAATAGGAGGTTTATTTTATGTTTTCAAATCCTTCCATATAGCTTAA